The window CTTGGTCATGAAGGTTCAGGAAAGGTGATAGAAGTCGGCGATGCAGTAACGAAAGTTAAACCTGGCGATAATGTAATCTTAGGGTGGATTAAGGGTGAAGGCATAGACGCGCCCGGTCCCAGATACAAGAAAGGCAATATTACTTTTAATGCGGGCGCTATAACGACATTCAGCAACTATAGTATTATTTCAGAGAATCGTTGCGTCAAACTTCCGGAAGGGATTCCATTGGATGTTGCAGTGCTTTTTGGTTGTGCCATTCCAACTGGCGCAGGCATTGTGATGAACCATATAAGACCTGTAAAGGAATCAACGATCTCAATATTCGGTATGGGTGGAATTGGATTAAGCGCCCTTATGGCTGTGGGCTTATTTGAATGTAATAAAATTATTGTAATAGATATAGAAGAAGCAAAACTTGAACTTGCCAAGGAATTTGGCGCTACGCATACAATTAATGCTGCCCATAAAGACCCTGTATCTGAGATTTATAAAATTACTGATAATAAAGGCGTGGATTACAGTGTTGAAGCATCTGGCAATGCTA of the Nitrospirota bacterium genome contains:
- a CDS encoding zinc-binding dehydrogenase, producing MKAAVLYKTGHPLIIEDNVEIPKLQQGQILVRIAFSGVCHSQLMEVQGKRGEDKYLPHMLGHEGSGKVIEVGDAVTKVKPGDNVILGWIKGEGIDAPGPRYKKGNITFNAGAITTFSNYSIISENRCVKLPEGIPLDVAVLFGCAIPTGAGIVMNHIRPVKESTISIFGMGGIGLSALMAVGLFECNKIIVIDIEEAKLELAKEFGATHTINAAHKDPVSEIYKITDNKGVDYSVEASGNAKTIEIAFQSVKKFGGLCVFASHPAYGSKIELDPFDLICGKRIEGSWGGASKPDRDISLLADSYRRGKMPLEKLLSKRYLLEGINEALDDMENRKITRALIEMEG